The following is a genomic window from Hymenobacter sp. APR13.
TGGCCGTTGCCGGGCATTGTGCCCACGCCGTGCTGCCCAGCGGCAGCAACCCCAACAGACTGCACAGAAGAAAAGGCGCACTGCGCCGGATACGTAGAGTTGTAATCATAAAAAGCAGCTGGAAAAGGCTAAGGAAGAGGTAGGTAAATGTAGGTACATTGCGGAGACAAAATACAATTTCTCACACCGACAATCCAATATAGCAGAGGATTAATTCAGGCCGGGCCGGCGGCTAACCGAAAGCCGGTTTATTCCGGCGAATAGGCGCGAAAATCGGTAGTTTTGCCCGCCGCCTGCCCCGGCAGATTTCACCGCGGCGCTTCCAGATGAAAGACAAAGTAGTATTGATTACCGGCGGTACTTCCGGCATCGGCCGGGCCTGTGCCGTGGCCTTCGGGCAGGCCGGCGCGCAGGTGGTCGTCACGGGCCGCGACGAAGCCCGCCTGCAGGAAACCGCGCAGGAGCTGGCCCGCCTGGGCATCCGCCACCACACCGTGCGCGCCGACGTGGGCGTGGCCGCCGACGCCTTGCGCGCCGTCGCCGAAACCATCAGCGCCTTCGGCCGCCTCGACGTGCTGCTCAACAACGCTGGCATCAGCATGCGCGCCCGGTTTCAGGACGTAGACCTGGCCGTGATTGAGCGCCTGATGCAGACCAATTTCTTCGGGACGGTGTACACCACAAAAGGCGCTTTGCCGCACCTGCTGGCCAGCAAAGGCTCGGTGGTGGGCATCAGCAGCATTGCCGGCTACCGCGGGCTGCCAGGCCGCACCGGCTACTCGGCCTCCAAGTTTGCCATGCACGGTTTCCTGGAAGCCCTGCGCACCGAGCTGCTGCCGCAGGGCGTACACGTGCTGCTGGCCTGCCCGGGCTTCACGGCTTCCAACATCCGACAAGTAGCGCTGGCCGCCGACGGCTCGCAGCAAGGCGAGTCGCCGCGCGACGAGCAGAAGATGATGAGCAGCGAGGAAGTGGCCCAGCACATCCTGTACGCCGTGCAGCACCGCCGCCGCGACCTAGTGCTCACCAGCCAGGGCAAACTCACCGTCTTCCTCAACAAGTGGCTCCCCGCCCTCACCGATAAACTGGTGCTAAGCCACTTCCGCAAAGAGGAAGAAGGGGAGATGAAGTGAGTTTTTGGTGATGAGGTGACAGGTGACAGGTGAAAAAAGAACGTCATTCCGAGCGGAGCGAGGAATCTCGCGTGCTGATGTTGACCTGTCACCTGTCACCTGTCACCTCATCACCAAAAAAACTCACTGCACCAGCAGCAAATCCTGGGTGCGGATGTAGGCATCCTGGCCCTGCCACTGCACGCGGTACCAGGTGTCCTGGCGGCCTTGCACGAGGAGCCGGTCGCCAGCGGCGGCGGTGGTAAGCCAGGAGGCGCCGGCGCTGGGGCCGCTCATCAGCGCGGCGCGGGGGCGGGCCACCAGTGCCGCCCGCTCGGGCGCCAGCCGCAGCAGGTACACGCCCGCCAGCAGCAGATACGTCCCGTACGATACCCACCAGCCACGGCTAAGCCGGCGGCGGCGCAGAATCAGCAGCATGCCTCCCGCCACGGCCCCAATCAGCAGCACCTGCAAACCCGGGTAATAGTAGCGCTGCACCAGCAGGCGCAGGTCCTGGCGCCAGGTGTCGGGGTAGCCGGTCAGGCGCCGGTCGCGGGCCAGGGCGGCCATCTTGCGCCACGTGGCCAGGCTGGGCTGGCGCTTGTAGGCCATGCTCAGGTAGTAAAGGGCAGCCGGATAGTGGCCCAGGCCATCCTGCACGTAGGCCATGCGCAGCAGCATCTGGGGCGAGGCTACCTTGTGTTGGCGCAGTACTTGTCGATATAATTGATAAGCAGGTGTATAAGCACCGGCTACAAAGGCCGAATCGGCTTTCTGAAGCTCCTGCGCCCCCGGTTGCGCCATGACCGAGCCGGCAGTCAGCAGCGAGGCGGTAAAAAAAGGAAGAGTTTTTTCAGCAAAACATTTGGAGGGTAAAAGGCGGCCGACTACTTTTGTGCCACAATCAGCAAATAAGCCACGATTTGCGTGCAAAGTAACTGATTCTGTAGCTCAGCTGGTAGAGCAATACACTTTTAATGTATGGGTCCTGGGTTCGAATCCCAGCGGGATCACCAAAGCCCTCATCTGCACTGCGCAGGTGAGGGCTTTTTTGTGCTCCGGAATGGAGGTATGGCGGGGGAGACGTTGGCGCGAAACGGATACCATAGCACAATGCTCGGGTTGGTACCCAGGCAGTAGCACGAAGCCTTTTCTTCGCGCTTGCGGTTTCCGGCCAGCCGTACACCAACCTGGCATCTGATATACATGCCTGTTTTCAGGCCTGTGAGGGACGCAGCAAAAAGCCCCGCAACGCTGGAGTAGCTGTGCGGGGCTTTTTGCTGGGTAAGGAATCAGAAGGAAATCAGGCTGGAAGCGGGGTGGCGGCTACCACCTCGTCCACGTGCTGCTCGAAGAACTCGTCGCACCAGCGGCACACGTTCTGCAGGTCCTCGGTGCGGGCCAGGGCATGTGCTTCCGACACGCCGATGGATTCGCCCATCTTCCAGGGCTCGCCCTGGTTGAGGCGCTGCATGATTTCAGACTGAGAGGCGCGCAGCAGTACGTCGGCTACCTTTTCGCGGCGGGCGTCGCCGAGCGGGAACTTGGTGCCAGGGCAGCAAGGGTTGATTTTCCAGAGTTGAATGCTGATTTCCTGCGGCAGATCGGTGCCG
Proteins encoded in this region:
- a CDS encoding SDR family oxidoreductase: MKDKVVLITGGTSGIGRACAVAFGQAGAQVVVTGRDEARLQETAQELARLGIRHHTVRADVGVAADALRAVAETISAFGRLDVLLNNAGISMRARFQDVDLAVIERLMQTNFFGTVYTTKGALPHLLASKGSVVGISSIAGYRGLPGRTGYSASKFAMHGFLEALRTELLPQGVHVLLACPGFTASNIRQVALAADGSQQGESPRDEQKMMSSEEVAQHILYAVQHRRRDLVLTSQGKLTVFLNKWLPALTDKLVLSHFRKEEEGEMK